One stretch of Rickettsiales bacterium DNA includes these proteins:
- the atpD gene encoding F0F1 ATP synthase subunit beta has product MAAKKSNKANTGVITQVISAVVDVKFEGELPPILNALETKLGKQTVVLEVSQHLGENEVRCIAMDATDGMVRGQAVTDTGAPITVPVGPQTLGRIMDVVGRPIDERGPVKTKGMAGIHAKAPEFVDQSTSDEILITGIKVIDLLAPYAKGGKVGLFGGAGVGKTVLIMELINNIAKAHGGVSVFAGVGERTREGNDLYHEMMESGVIDLEGDGSKVALVYGQMNEPPGARARVALTGLTLAEYFRDQEGQDVLFFMDNVFRFTQAGAEVSALLGRIPSAVGYQPTLSTDMGQLQERITSTKKGSITSVQAVYVPADDLTDPAPATTFAHLDATTVLNRSIAELGIYPAVDPLDSTSRMLMPDIVGEEHYAIARRVQEVLQSYKSLQDIIAILGMDELSEEDKLTVARARKIQRFLSQPFFVAEIFTGSPGKLVALEDTIKGFKGILEGQYDDLPESAFYLVGGIDEAIEKAQKMAAEAA; this is encoded by the coding sequence ATGGCTGCAAAAAAGTCTAATAAAGCAAATACAGGTGTTATCACTCAGGTGATCTCTGCTGTAGTTGATGTGAAATTTGAAGGTGAATTACCTCCCATTTTGAACGCACTCGAAACCAAACTCGGCAAGCAAACGGTCGTGTTAGAAGTCTCTCAGCATCTGGGCGAAAACGAAGTGCGTTGTATCGCAATGGACGCGACGGACGGTATGGTTCGTGGTCAGGCAGTGACTGACACAGGCGCGCCAATCACGGTTCCTGTAGGCCCACAAACATTGGGTCGTATCATGGATGTTGTAGGTCGCCCTATTGACGAACGCGGTCCTGTAAAAACTAAAGGCATGGCCGGCATTCACGCGAAAGCTCCTGAATTTGTTGACCAATCAACCTCGGATGAAATTCTCATCACCGGTATTAAAGTCATCGACCTTCTCGCGCCTTACGCGAAAGGTGGTAAAGTTGGCCTCTTCGGTGGTGCAGGTGTTGGTAAAACAGTACTCATCATGGAATTGATCAATAACATTGCAAAAGCCCACGGGGGTGTATCTGTATTCGCCGGTGTAGGTGAGCGTACGCGTGAAGGTAACGATCTCTATCACGAAATGATGGAATCCGGCGTTATCGACCTTGAAGGCGACGGCTCTAAAGTAGCACTCGTTTACGGTCAAATGAACGAACCTCCCGGTGCACGTGCACGTGTTGCGCTAACGGGTCTAACACTCGCTGAGTATTTCCGTGACCAAGAAGGCCAAGATGTACTCTTCTTCATGGATAACGTATTCCGCTTTACCCAAGCCGGTGCGGAAGTTTCTGCACTCTTGGGTCGTATCCCATCAGCGGTAGGTTACCAGCCGACCCTTTCAACTGACATGGGTCAGCTGCAAGAGCGTATTACCTCGACCAAGAAAGGTTCAATCACCTCTGTACAGGCTGTTTACGTACCTGCCGATGATTTGACCGATCCTGCTCCTGCAACGACATTTGCCCATTTGGATGCAACAACGGTACTTAACCGTTCGATCGCCGAGCTCGGTATTTACCCTGCGGTAGATCCACTGGATTCTACAAGCCGTATGCTAATGCCTGACATCGTGGGCGAAGAGCATTATGCTATCGCACGTCGTGTTCAAGAAGTTCTACAGAGCTATAAATCACTCCAAGATATCATCGCGATTCTTGGTATGGATGAGCTTTCGGAAGAAGATAAACTCACGGTCGCGCGCGCTCGTAAGATTCAGCGTTTCCTATCACAGCCCTTCTTCGTGGCTGAGATCTTCACCGGTTCACCAGGTAAGTTGGTAGCTCTCGAAGACACAATCAAAGGCTTTAAAGGCATTCTAGAGGGTCAGTATGATGATCTTCCAGAATCAGCATTCTACCTCGTAGGTGGAATCGATGAAGCCATCGAGAAAGCACAAAAAATGGCCGCTGAAGCCGCCTAG
- the atpA gene encoding F0F1 ATP synthase subunit alpha, with amino-acid sequence MEIRPSEISDILKKQISGFDTAAEMAEVGEVVKVGDGIATIYGLQDVQANEMVEFADGTKGMVLNLERDVVGVVIFGDDRSVKEGDIVKRTGKIVEVPVGKELLGRVVDALGNPIDGKGPIKAKKSSRVEVKAPGIIARKSVHEPMSTGIKAIDSLIPVGRGQRELIIGDRQTGKTAIAVDTILNQKKAFDAGDEANQLYCVYVVIGQKRSTVAQVVKKLEEQGAMDYSIVVAATASEAAPLQFLAPYTGCAMAEYFRDNGMHSLIIYDDLSKQAVAYRQMSLLLRRPPGREAYPGDVFYLHSRLLERSAKMSDALGGGSMTALPVIETQAGDVSAYIPTNVISITDGQIFLETELFYKGVRPAVNVGLSVSRVGSAAQIKAMKQVAGSIKLELAQYREMEAFAQFGSDLDVATQKLLARGARLTELLKQPQFSPLSTPQQVGVIFAGVKGHLDEVPVNKVRDFEEALLRELDGGSSDILEDITKESKLTDGTEKKLAKLCSDVASRFKE; translated from the coding sequence CTGCAAGATGTGCAAGCAAACGAGATGGTAGAATTCGCTGACGGTACTAAAGGCATGGTACTTAACCTAGAGCGTGATGTTGTAGGTGTCGTAATTTTCGGTGATGATCGCTCGGTTAAAGAAGGCGACATTGTTAAACGTACTGGCAAAATTGTTGAAGTACCGGTTGGTAAAGAACTGCTCGGCCGCGTCGTTGATGCGCTTGGCAACCCAATTGATGGCAAAGGCCCAATCAAAGCGAAAAAATCTAGCCGTGTTGAAGTGAAAGCTCCCGGCATTATCGCGCGTAAATCGGTACATGAACCGATGAGCACCGGTATTAAAGCGATTGATTCATTGATCCCTGTAGGCCGTGGCCAACGTGAGTTGATCATTGGTGACCGTCAAACCGGTAAAACAGCGATCGCAGTTGATACGATTCTCAACCAGAAAAAAGCCTTCGATGCAGGTGACGAAGCGAACCAACTTTACTGCGTCTATGTCGTGATTGGCCAAAAACGTTCAACCGTTGCACAGGTTGTTAAGAAGCTCGAAGAGCAAGGCGCGATGGATTATTCTATCGTGGTTGCTGCAACGGCCTCTGAAGCAGCCCCTCTACAGTTCCTCGCCCCTTACACAGGTTGCGCGATGGCTGAGTATTTCCGCGATAATGGCATGCATAGCTTAATCATTTATGATGATCTTTCAAAGCAAGCCGTTGCCTATCGTCAAATGTCACTTCTACTTCGCCGCCCTCCAGGACGTGAAGCCTATCCGGGTGACGTATTCTATCTTCACAGCCGCCTGTTAGAGCGTTCAGCAAAAATGTCTGATGCTTTGGGCGGTGGTTCAATGACGGCATTGCCAGTCATCGAAACACAGGCTGGTGACGTATCTGCTTACATTCCGACAAACGTAATTTCGATTACCGATGGTCAGATTTTCCTAGAGACTGAGCTCTTCTATAAAGGGGTTCGTCCAGCGGTAAATGTGGGTCTATCAGTATCTCGTGTAGGTTCTGCCGCACAGATTAAAGCGATGAAGCAAGTGGCGGGTTCAATCAAACTTGAGCTTGCACAATATCGTGAGATGGAAGCATTCGCACAGTTTGGTTCTGACCTCGATGTCGCGACTCAGAAGCTTCTTGCACGTGGCGCTCGCCTAACTGAACTCCTCAAGCAGCCTCAATTCTCTCCGCTTTCAACGCCACAACAAGTCGGCGTTATCTTCGCGGGTGTAAAAGGTCATCTCGATGAAGTTCCTGTGAACAAAGTGCGTGATTTTGAAGAAGCGCTACTGCGTGAGCTAGATGGCGGTTCAAGCGATATCCTCGAAGATATTACGAAAGAGTCAAAACTAACAGACGGCACTGAAAAGAAACTTGCTAAGCTATGCTCTGACGTAGCAAGCCGTTTCAAGGAGTAG
- a CDS encoding F0F1 ATP synthase subunit gamma, whose translation MASLKDLKNRIKSVKSTQKITKAMKMVAAAKLRKAQERAEAARPYAEKMEQVVNSLAAGFDGDANAPLLLGGTGKSDNHLILVMSSDRGLCGGFNSSITRSVRKKIHELQGAQKKVHLLCVGRKGYEQLKMDFDGIVAGRIPDITKNLSFEQSQKVSEEMFEIFEEHNIDVVTIVFNKFHSAINQEVTYQQLIPLEIPQSDETIEAPTPYEYEPSEEAILEELLPRNITIQCFKAMLENNASEQGARMTAMDNATRNAGDMIDKLSLVYNRTRQAAITTELTEIISGAEAV comes from the coding sequence ATGGCATCCCTCAAGGATCTCAAAAACCGAATTAAATCGGTTAAATCGACGCAAAAAATCACCAAAGCCATGAAAATGGTAGCGGCGGCAAAATTGCGTAAAGCACAAGAGCGCGCAGAAGCAGCCCGCCCTTATGCCGAGAAAATGGAGCAAGTGGTCAATTCACTCGCCGCTGGTTTTGATGGCGATGCCAATGCACCGCTACTACTCGGTGGCACGGGTAAATCAGACAATCACCTGATTCTTGTAATGAGCTCTGATCGTGGCTTATGTGGTGGTTTTAACAGCTCTATCACCCGCTCGGTTCGGAAAAAAATTCATGAGCTGCAAGGCGCTCAAAAAAAAGTGCACCTTCTTTGCGTGGGCCGTAAAGGCTATGAACAATTGAAGATGGATTTTGACGGCATTGTTGCTGGTCGTATTCCTGACATCACCAAAAACCTAAGCTTTGAGCAATCGCAAAAAGTATCGGAAGAAATGTTCGAAATTTTCGAAGAACATAACATTGATGTCGTGACGATTGTCTTTAACAAGTTCCATTCTGCGATCAACCAAGAAGTCACCTACCAACAACTTATTCCGTTGGAAATTCCACAATCAGACGAAACTATTGAAGCACCGACTCCTTACGAATATGAGCCAAGTGAAGAAGCGATTTTGGAAGAACTTCTGCCGCGCAACATCACGATCCAATGCTTTAAAGCAATGCTGGAAAATAACGCCTCTGAACAAGGTGCGCGTATGACCGCAATGGATAACGCGACGCGTAACGCAGGCGACATGATCGACAAACTCTCACTCGTTTATAACCGTACCCGTCAGGCTGCGATTACCACCGAGTTAACCGAAATTATTTCCGGCGCAGAAGCCGTATAA
- a CDS encoding O-acetylhomoserine aminocarboxypropyltransferase/cysteine synthase, translated as MSKPLHFETQLVHGVSEEDGQRATQPPIYQTVSFSFPDFQTAVDRFEMKASGATYTRSGNPTVDTLATKLAQLEGGIGGVVTSSGHAAQLVALLPLMSPGDHIVGASQLYGGSTNQFNHVFPQHFGWTASLADAGNADAVEAAITERTRAIFIESISNPSGAVSDMEAVARVAEAHHIPLIVDNTMASPYLCRPFDHGAHIITHSTTKYLTGTGTAIGGAVIDSGTFDWGKDDHFPALTQPNAACTDIVLHEHFKELAYLAHCKAIGIRDIGACQQPMNAFMTLVGLETLSLRMQKHVDNAKIVAEWLSQHRQAGAVSRPIDAEVSKYLPHGAGAVFTFDIKDGDRAICGKFIESLKLLQHVVNIGDTRSLIVHPASTTHKQISPELRTQSGISEASLRLSIGIEHPEDIIADLAQGFQAL; from the coding sequence ATGAGCAAGCCCTTACATTTCGAAACTCAATTAGTCCATGGCGTATCTGAAGAAGACGGCCAACGTGCAACACAGCCGCCGATTTATCAGACGGTTAGCTTTAGTTTTCCGGATTTCCAAACGGCGGTGGATCGTTTTGAGATGAAGGCAAGCGGCGCGACTTACACGCGGTCAGGCAATCCCACGGTGGATACTTTGGCGACCAAGCTTGCGCAGTTAGAAGGCGGCATTGGCGGCGTAGTCACATCTTCCGGCCATGCGGCGCAGCTTGTGGCACTCTTGCCGCTTATGTCTCCTGGCGATCATATTGTCGGGGCGAGTCAGCTTTATGGCGGCTCGACTAATCAGTTTAATCACGTCTTTCCACAGCATTTCGGATGGACGGCGAGTCTCGCCGATGCGGGCAATGCCGATGCGGTGGAAGCCGCTATAACCGAACGCACTCGTGCGATTTTTATCGAGAGTATCAGTAACCCCAGCGGCGCCGTTAGCGATATGGAAGCGGTTGCACGCGTGGCAGAGGCTCACCACATTCCGCTCATTGTTGATAATACGATGGCCTCGCCTTATCTGTGCCGCCCATTTGACCATGGCGCGCATATTATCACTCATTCAACCACGAAGTACCTAACCGGCACAGGCACCGCGATTGGTGGCGCAGTGATTGACTCTGGCACGTTTGATTGGGGCAAGGATGATCATTTTCCCGCGCTGACTCAGCCCAATGCCGCTTGCACCGATATTGTGCTGCACGAGCATTTTAAAGAGCTGGCCTATCTCGCACATTGTAAAGCGATCGGTATCCGCGATATTGGTGCCTGCCAACAGCCGATGAATGCCTTCATGACCTTGGTAGGGTTAGAGACACTTAGCTTAAGAATGCAAAAGCATGTTGATAACGCGAAGATAGTAGCGGAGTGGCTCTCTCAGCACCGACAAGCAGGCGCTGTTAGTCGTCCAATAGATGCTGAGGTGAGCAAATATCTTCCTCATGGTGCGGGAGCCGTTTTCACCTTCGATATTAAAGATGGTGATAGAGCCATCTGCGGTAAGTTTATCGAGTCGCTGAAGCTCCTGCAACATGTCGTCAATATCGGTGATACAAGAAGCCTCATCGTCCATCCCGCCAGCACCACGCATAAGCAGATATCGCCTGAGTTACGCACCCAGAGTGGTATTAGCGAGGCATCCTTGCGCCTATCCATCGGCATAGAGCATCCAGAAGATATCATCGCGGATTTGGCGCAGGGCTTTCAGGCTTTATAA
- a CDS encoding Ppx/GppA family phosphatase, producing MQHDPLLDQLAFGGQRESRVGVIDIGSNSIRLVIYDGMKRVPLPVYNEKAFCTLGKGINSTNRLNPEGVTMARQAIARLLATARLNKVAELHVIATAAVRDADDGKAFVKELERSHKIKIDIISGKREAKYAAMGIASSHHEAQGLVADLGGGSLELTALEGQEILHHDSQPMGSLRLMDRAGNKSELLDELIAKHLNQNDWLYGISGKYETLYAVGGSFRALAKIYMKRVDYPLNLLHNYTLSTDELKPLLEEISGYSEQDCRSLPIASKRQNQLPVAARIMLALLKRSGVKQIVFSTTGIREGLLFSHLSPYLRNEDLLLSSCDVLRRGFAGQARYARELFEWMNPLLDNETESMRRVRMAACMLNHLALNIQSRNRGSWAYHHVLQASIRGLKHQERVALAAALFFRYRTAMEEGFSSYDLLDDKWKSWALLIGTTMRLGYMLSGGSPGNLPQTQLRLEQDRPKLRLSGPIKPLSGETLDKRKQTLSDAYVEFLRCHI from the coding sequence ATGCAGCATGACCCACTATTGGATCAACTCGCCTTTGGCGGCCAACGTGAAAGCCGTGTTGGGGTGATTGATATCGGCTCGAACTCGATTCGTTTGGTGATTTACGACGGCATGAAACGGGTTCCACTACCGGTTTATAACGAAAAAGCTTTCTGTACTTTGGGCAAGGGCATTAACAGCACCAACCGCCTAAACCCCGAAGGCGTGACGATGGCACGTCAAGCGATTGCGCGGCTATTGGCAACGGCGAGGCTCAATAAAGTGGCTGAACTGCACGTGATTGCCACGGCAGCGGTGCGTGACGCAGATGATGGTAAAGCCTTCGTCAAAGAACTGGAACGCAGCCATAAGATTAAGATCGATATTATTTCCGGCAAGCGCGAAGCCAAATATGCAGCCATGGGAATCGCCTCCAGCCATCATGAGGCGCAAGGGTTAGTGGCCGATTTAGGCGGCGGTAGTTTGGAGCTCACAGCACTCGAAGGGCAAGAGATTCTACACCATGATTCGCAGCCTATGGGCTCGCTACGCTTGATGGACCGCGCGGGCAATAAATCAGAATTACTCGACGAATTAATCGCAAAACACCTAAACCAAAATGATTGGTTATACGGTATTTCAGGCAAATATGAAACGCTTTATGCGGTCGGCGGCAGCTTCCGTGCACTTGCTAAGATCTATATGAAGCGTGTCGATTATCCGCTGAACTTGCTGCATAATTACACGCTCTCAACCGATGAATTAAAGCCGCTCTTAGAAGAGATCAGTGGCTATAGCGAACAAGATTGCCGTAGCTTACCTATCGCCTCTAAACGGCAAAACCAACTACCCGTAGCCGCACGCATCATGTTGGCCTTGCTCAAACGTAGCGGCGTGAAACAAATCGTTTTCAGCACAACAGGTATTCGCGAAGGCTTGCTCTTTAGTCACCTCTCACCCTATTTACGCAATGAGGATCTTCTCCTATCCAGTTGCGATGTACTACGCCGCGGCTTTGCCGGACAAGCGCGCTATGCGCGTGAGCTGTTCGAGTGGATGAATCCGCTCCTCGATAATGAAACCGAATCCATGCGCCGGGTACGAATGGCCGCCTGTATGCTCAATCACCTAGCGCTCAATATCCAAAGCCGTAACCGTGGCTCTTGGGCGTATCACCATGTGCTTCAAGCCTCCATTCGCGGGCTAAAGCATCAAGAACGGGTCGCACTGGCTGCGGCACTCTTCTTCCGCTATCGCACGGCGATGGAAGAAGGCTTTAGCAGCTATGATTTGCTCGATGATAAATGGAAAAGCTGGGCGCTCTTAATTGGCACGACCATGCGCTTGGGCTATATGCTCTCAGGTGGTTCACCCGGCAACTTACCGCAAACTCAACTCCGATTAGAGCAGGATCGCCCGAAATTGCGCCTATCTGGTCCAATCAAACCGCTTAGCGGCGAAACACTCGATAAACGTAAGCAAACCTTATCCGATGCTTATGTTGAGTTCCTTCGGTGCCACATCTAA
- a CDS encoding galactosyltransferase-related protein, with amino-acid sequence MANAPDKNLKISFCTTVMNRGYHLVQTLPQNLANNADHPNTEFVILDYGDSDGIPPLKENKVTSKLEVDLKAPKEKWKSIKSWLIDEFSKEIKSGKIKYVRTEQEHFRMSHAKNMVHRCASDDSDVLVNLDADNILPIDPETSLSFAGWLNQKYSQSIDQVVKATVKDKVYAKFQGQSTDGFTGRIAVHPSHFRELHGYDENLNAWGGDDHDFEARANALNLPTLALPRAYYGEVLPHSKESRYKHMAPTDVAKSIENLKKKGGIMRKMKVAAQLLNIRQEKDFVKAANKGGISAVVK; translated from the coding sequence ATGGCGAATGCACCGGATAAAAATTTAAAGATATCGTTTTGTACGACAGTGATGAATCGCGGGTATCATTTGGTGCAAACCTTGCCACAAAATTTAGCGAATAATGCTGATCACCCCAATACCGAGTTCGTGATTCTAGATTATGGCGATAGTGACGGCATACCTCCGCTAAAAGAAAATAAAGTAACGAGTAAGTTAGAGGTGGATTTAAAGGCGCCAAAAGAAAAATGGAAGTCGATCAAGAGTTGGCTGATTGATGAATTTTCCAAAGAGATTAAATCTGGCAAGATAAAATATGTTCGCACTGAGCAAGAACATTTCCGCATGTCTCATGCGAAAAATATGGTACATCGTTGTGCCTCTGATGATAGCGATGTGCTAGTCAATTTAGATGCGGATAATATTTTACCTATTGATCCCGAAACAAGCTTAAGTTTTGCTGGTTGGCTTAATCAGAAATATTCTCAATCGATCGACCAAGTCGTTAAAGCGACGGTAAAAGACAAGGTGTATGCAAAGTTTCAGGGGCAGTCGACAGACGGATTTACTGGGCGCATCGCTGTTCACCCATCACATTTTAGAGAGCTTCATGGTTATGATGAGAATCTAAATGCATGGGGAGGAGATGATCATGATTTTGAAGCTAGAGCCAATGCTTTAAATCTTCCGACACTTGCCCTTCCGAGAGCATATTATGGGGAAGTTTTGCCTCACTCCAAAGAGTCGCGTTATAAGCATATGGCGCCAACGGATGTTGCAAAATCGATCGAAAATTTGAAGAAGAAGGGCGGCATTATGAGAAAAATGAAGGTGGCTGCACAACTCTTAAATATCCGACAAGAGAAAGACTTCGTCAAAGCGGCTAATAAGGGGGGGATTTCGGCTGTGGTGAAGTGA
- the aat gene encoding leucyl/phenylalanyl-tRNA--protein transferase, giving the protein MIENITPEMLLNAYAQGYFPMAQSEDDPELMWFNPDPRALIPLDGGFHISRTNKKLFRQHEYRLTLNRDFRGVMEQCRRDRDGCWISNRIIDYYSELQTRGFAQSLECWQGEQLVGGIYGVTLGAAFFGESMFSRVSGASTIALMAMVKALRAAGYTLFDVQYVNDHIEQFGIIEISREHYLERLDVALDVAPKELNISIG; this is encoded by the coding sequence GTGATTGAAAACATAACTCCTGAAATGCTGCTGAATGCTTACGCGCAGGGTTATTTCCCGATGGCACAGAGTGAAGATGATCCGGAGCTTATGTGGTTCAATCCTGATCCGCGCGCGCTTATACCATTAGACGGTGGTTTCCATATTTCTAGAACGAATAAAAAGCTCTTCCGGCAACATGAATATCGACTTACCTTAAATCGAGATTTTCGCGGCGTGATGGAGCAATGTCGACGAGACCGTGACGGTTGTTGGATCTCAAATCGGATTATCGATTATTATAGCGAATTGCAGACACGAGGGTTTGCGCAGAGTTTGGAATGTTGGCAGGGCGAGCAGCTTGTCGGTGGAATCTATGGGGTTACGCTGGGTGCTGCTTTCTTTGGCGAGAGCATGTTTAGCCGCGTTTCTGGTGCAAGTACGATTGCGCTTATGGCGATGGTGAAGGCATTACGCGCTGCGGGCTATACGCTATTCGATGTGCAATATGTGAATGATCATATTGAGCAGTTTGGTATCATTGAGATAAGCCGTGAGCACTATTTAGAGCGATTAGATGTGGCGTTAGATGTGGCACCGAAGGAACTCAACATAAGCATCGGATAA
- a CDS encoding 3-dehydroquinate dehydratase has translation MSKASSILILNGPNLNMLGTREPEIYGATTLGEIEAMCVEAVGSSLSMEFKQSNDEGQLVTWIQQCKADALIINAAAYTHTSVAIHDALKTYAGRIIEVHISNPHAREEFRHVSLISALSESVICGLGARGYTVAIEHVLAA, from the coding sequence ATGAGCAAAGCAAGCAGCATCCTTATTCTAAACGGTCCTAACTTAAACATGTTGGGTACGCGTGAGCCTGAAATTTATGGCGCGACCACGCTGGGTGAGATTGAAGCGATGTGTGTCGAAGCGGTTGGCTCGTCTTTGAGCATGGAATTTAAGCAAAGCAATGATGAAGGTCAGCTCGTTACTTGGATTCAGCAATGCAAAGCCGATGCGCTTATCATCAATGCAGCGGCCTATACTCACACATCTGTCGCGATCCATGATGCGTTGAAAACCTATGCGGGTCGTATTATCGAGGTGCATATTAGCAACCCGCATGCGCGCGAAGAGTTCCGCCATGTGAGCCTGATTTCTGCACTATCAGAATCGGTTATTTGCGGGCTTGGTGCGCGTGGCTACACCGTTGCGATTGAGCATGTGCTGGCTGCCTAA